In Lodderomyces elongisporus chromosome 1, complete sequence, the DNA window AAAAAGTTGAGTTTAAACAACTTGGGTACAATCACAGATAAAAGAACACCTATGCATGATGAAATGGGCATCATGTCAGTGTTCAAATCACTAGGACATTTTAAAACGTAGAACCCCAATATTATAAAAGTAAGCAATTGCCAAACCAAGTAATTTAACTCGTCAAGAAGCACCCACCCCCATGAGGCATCAACAATCAATTGGCCATACCTCATGAACCATGCATCGGGACTAAATCCCAATGTCACCAGACTAAGTGAGAGGTCATAATAGTAAGACATAAACGcttggaaatggaaaaccCGATGGGACCCGCTCGTATGTGTGGGGAATGTTTGAACATTGTGCATGAGATGTGTACCGTTTTCGAGATCAGCGTGTTGCTCTTGACCTAGACGATAGTGCGAAAGACTGCTCTTTAGTAAAGGGTACCGCTCGTTGACTTGGATAGCAGTGTCAGGGGGGAAAGGTGTGgagaatgaagaagaagatgatgaagaagatgaagaagatgaagaagatgaagaagtaacaccagcacCATTGATATCTGACTGTATTGGTAAAAACGGTGGCAAAAGCCATGCCAACCTGTTTATAAGATTGATGAGTATTTGTCTTTTCGTGTAATGTACTCTGTTGCATTTATTttgtgattgttgttgcgaCTGTGGTTCAGTTTCGTCGTTGTCACTAGAATGGCCATTCAATGATTCCACATCTGTCGGCAGTTCATCAATATTCTCATAAACTTCTTCCACCTCAGGTAATATATGATCTCTAGCTAGTCCCGCTAGCTTTAGATCAGGGAAATGAGTTCCCTCCATGGATTTTGGTGGAGGATTCTCGTCGAAATCCTCAAAAGTAGCAATCGCAACTGCGGTATTTAAGTGGTAGGTGTCTTTAGGGGACACTGAGTATAGCCTATGAATTAAATCAGAACACGATTTGTAGTTTTTGACACCGCCATCTTCTGTAAATGACAACCGCCTTGCTGCAGAAGGAGGAGCAATATCAACAGGACATGGCGGTATAACAGCAACTGATGATCTTACTGACTCATCTGTTTGGCTCAATGTATTGAATTCAGTTTGTCGAGTTGTTTTGAACTCGGATGGCAAGACTTTATAACTCAACTTCCTACTGGCTATCTTACTAATAATCGTGTTTCCAGAGTCCTCACTCGATGTCGAGTGCCTTAAAGACTGATTTTTGCCTGACCCTGCACTTGCTAAAGCATTTGGCTCTACTTTACCTTCAACAAGCATTGTCTTCCACAACTCAGTTACTTCCTGGTCATTATCTACACTGTATCTATTCCGATAAGCGTCCTGGTTGAGCCACAAGTTGTAATACTGCAAAAATTTGGCATAATGTTGAACATAGTTTTCCGGACTGTACAAGTATACTCTTAAAGAAGGTAGCGTATACCCAGCCCAGATGAGGCATATATCAAAAGGTGTTAATTGATATGATGCCTTTGTGCCGTGGTACAATACTAAGCCAAGTTTCAACAATTCTTCCGTTATTGGATAATAAAATGTCAAGAAATGTGATTGAATAGGAGTGGATGACATCAGGCCGGCTGATGACACAAAACTTGAGGTGGCTGCAAAGATTAATTGATAAATGAATTTTATAATGAATGAAAACGAAGCAATGATTATCCCCGTAAATAAATCGCCAATAATCTTTGAAGCCTGACAGTAGTTGGAAAGCTTAGACTTGTGATTATTGACGTATTCATTATTTCCACTATTATATTCATTTCCTAAAGGGTCCTGTGGCAGCACGTAATAAGATATAGAGACAATACTGAGGCATACTAGCCATAAGATTGAGATTACGGCATAGTATGACCTTCCTCTCATCGAGAGAagcttttatttttaggGCAATATTAAGTGATTATGGTAACGACAATggtaatgataatgatgactAGTAAAGCTATCGTATTAATATGTGGTATTCACTGACTAGGTTAATGGTTTGTTATGTCGTTTGACTGCAAAAAATAACGCCGCGTAGCTCACGATGTGTGTATTAGTAATGCTAAATCTCTCGCTAATGATTTGTTGATggtttgttgatgattttcACCGCTGTCGcgggaaaaagaaaaaaaaaaggatataTTTTTAGTCAAGGTAATTCACGACAATCTGTTGTTGTCATTCtcgtttgtttttttccgACACTAAATATCTTAACTTTCCCCGCCATCAACTATTATTATGTGAGATGTGAGACTCATGTCCCttgacacacacacacacactcactcactcactcacatgcacacacacatgcACACATGTGcactttttcaattacTAGATAATAACGTTCAATAGTCAAAActtatttattctttgtaTTACTTAAACCCATAGGACAGttattttctttggttttatTATTTCAATTGGCTAgtataatttattttttttttcatcaatgtcTGACTCCAAGCTGGTGATTCCACTCGAGTCTAATCCACAGATCTTTTCTGATCTCGCACACAAGTTGGGACTCTCGCCACTCTTGCAGTTCCATGATGTCTACTCGTTAACGGACCCTGATCTTATTGCATTTTTACCACAACCAATATCTGGGattattttgttatttCCTTTAACTCCAGGGTACGAGTCATATAGGAAGGAAACTgatcaacaaaaaagagtttaCGACAATAGCAACCCCAACATCAACTGGTTAAAGCAAACCATTGGCAATGGATGTGGCTTATATGCGCTTTTGCATATTCTCACGAACCTCCCATCTGACTTGAACATTTCCAATCTGATAATAAGCGACATTACTGCAAATTTGGGTCCAAATAAATCCGTTCAAGAGACCAGTCTTTTGATTGAAGATTTGGAACGCAGAATTCAATTGGATGAGAATTACGGATCACAGGGACAAACCGAGGCACCCGAGGCGGGAGCAAATGTTGAAttccatttcatttcattcaTAAAGGGCAAAGACAATCACTTGTATGAACTAGATGGAAGGCGAAACGGTCCTATAGATCTCGGAACTGCAAGTGATGTGACGAATGAAAACTTGAttcaagagcaaaaaattgTAGATAAGATTCAATTTTACATTGACAATACAGACGAGGCtaataaaaacaattttgcaATCATGGCCATTGGACCAGCCTTGGATTAGGTGTTGAGTTTAGATTagtgtgtttctttttttttattgtaaTCTTTGTTTCTAGTTTTCAGTAGAGTGCTGAGTCGGGGAAAgagtaaataaataaagaagtaaataatgaaaaaataagttAGTGAGGTGGTGAATTGGTGAAttggtgaaaaaaaaagagacagCTAgcaatgttttcaaaatcattttTCCAGAATGTCAAAATGTTCATGTTGAACTGCTGCTGTTCATGGATCACCAGATTTTGGTCCTAGCTTTGAACTTGCCAGCTCAGATGGAAAATCGTGGAACTTTTCCCTCTTTAGAGATGAACTTCAAAAATCAGTGCTGGCAGTGAGGTTATACACAAAACTTATAAACTGAAAATATTTGTCTGTATGGTCTCTCTACCTGCATATAAGTCTCCCGTCCATCGCATTATATACCATCCAgtgagcaaaaaaaaaattatataaaTGCTCGAATTCACCAGAAAAATTTGATCCCTCTTCtcatctctttcttcttcttcttttacttttttcttcttataACCACAATCACCAAGTTCAAAACCTAAGGTTGTCGTGAACTGAATTGATGGAGCTAAAGCTCCATACAATGAGTTCATTTCAACCAAACTCACCCACAATACTTTCCAATATAATTACTTTGATCTTACCACAATCACAAAGTATACAGTCAATgtattaaatttttttttctgcttttttttcattcatttgtgaagaagatgaagagaaGGGTTTGTTTGAGATGATGAATTTTAGTTCACTTCTTTCCTAGTCTGATTCGACTATGATTTTATACAGACAACGACAAATACCTGCCACTTCTCCTTGTTACACCTTCTGGGTGTAACGGGCTTAGTGTGCTTATACTTGCCAGTATCTACATTTCTGATCTATCAACAAACTTTTctcatcttttttgctcaaattgaatcagaaaataaaaaaaaatttcttctACATTGATTATGATTTTGTGAGTTGAGGTGCATCTTTGATGCGTTCTCGATGTGGTTATGATTAAAGTTTTTAAGGTTTGTGGGAGGATACTCATCGCAAGGTAGGATcggttttttttaaaataagTATCCATCTTGTGGTGGTGTTTTACAAACGACAACAAAAGCAACTGAAGGGGAAGTGAATAgacattttgtttttttcacttttttgaATTGAGGTGAGCAAGGAGaataatttttaaaaacatCATTGAAGGAGGataaagagaagagaaataggaggaggaagatgaagaggagaaattgatttctttttttttttctttttttcttgcaatTTTGACAGATTTAAGGTGATGAAAACGTACCATAACATTCGCAGTTTCCTCGGTAGCATACAACACGAACCTAATTCATGTATGTCGGTGACCGCCGAATCGACCTTCCTTTGGATGTCTGATTAAATCTGTCAACTTTGTTGGTttgaatcaatttttttgtctttctttttctttttctttatcctcTTCTCATTTGTTTAtgagaagatgaagatccTCATCATGATATTTAATGCTTGTTTTCCTTGATTTCTTAACCTCAGTAACAACTTCTGTGCACTTGTTGAGTTTGTAATGCAAATGTAtctgaaaatttttttttcttttaaaaaaataaatagagGTGGCTTGGTAGTTGTAAATTGTTTATGGTTAGTTTAAAAGAGGAAAGTAGGTGGAGAGTTGGaaaaatgagaaaattGTGAAAATTGTGAAAATTGTGAAAATTGAGAAACTGTAAGATATCTATATGTTGCTCTactatattattttttttttctttgttccttttcttAAATTTAGGCTCTCTTTTCCGGGTAAgcatttactttttcttcattggTGTTATTCCAAAAGTCTAtttctgttctgtttttttgttcttttttcatctttttttattttctctaaATCTTTCCCTTGACATCTGGCTCAGTCAATGGCCATTGGTAACTACCTGGTTCGTTAAAGACGTAACCGTGCTTTGTCAAGAAATCTCTCAACCCCTTTGGTCCTTTAGATCCGTATGGGTACTTCTCCAAGTTCAAGTTTGGATCATTTTCAAGTGCCTCCAAGAACGGCGTGAACAATTTCCAGGAT includes these proteins:
- the YUH1 gene encoding ubiquitinyl hydrolase 1 (MEROPS:MER0000841), which produces MSDSKSVIPLESNPQIFSDLAHKLGLSPLLQFHDVYSLTDPDLIAFLPQPISGIILLFPLTPGYESYRKETDQQKRVYDNSNPNINWLKQTIGNGCGLYALLHILTNLPSDLNISNSIISDITANLGPNKSVQETSLLIEDLERRIQLDENYGSQGQTEAPEAGANVEFHFISFIKGKDNHLYELDGRRNGPIDLGTASDVTNENLIQEQKIVDKIQFYIDNTDEANKNNFAIMAIGPALD